The sequence below is a genomic window from Planctomycetota bacterium.
GCAGAAGAACAGGCCCGCCCCGCTCATCCGCACGCCCAGCGGCAAGGCCAGTAGGAACTCGACGATCGCGACCTCGACCCGGCCCTTGTCGCCACCGAAGTCGCGCTTAAGCGCTCCTGTAAAGGCCTCGCAGACGCTCAGGCCGCCTTTGGAGATGCCTTCGCCATGGATCTGGGCGAGGTCGTGATTGGCCAGGACGAAGTGGACCTGCTCCGGGAAGTCGAGGAACAGCTCGACGGCCTCGAAGAGCATGCGCCAGGAGTCCTCCCGGCCCTCGTCGTCGAAGTGGTCGCCGTGGATCAGCTCGTGGAGGAGCAGGTGTCGTGACGAGTCGTCTGCGACCCGGGCGACGTGCTTCAGCTTGCGCCAGTTCGTCCGGTTGTCGTGCAGGTCCCCGGAGAAGACGGCCGAGCCTTCGGCGGGGAGGTCGATGACCTGACCCTTGCGATTCGGGTGGAGCTGAAGC
It includes:
- a CDS encoding metallophosphoesterase, with the translated sequence MPDDYQPPAEQVVEAFEAAREELQLHPNRKGQVIDLPAEGSAVFSGDLHDNRTNWRKLKHVARVADDSSRHLLLHELIHGDHFDDEGREDSWRMLFEAVELFLDFPEQVHFVLANHDLAQIHGEGISKGGLSVCEAFTGALKRDFGGDKGRVEVAIVEFLLALPLGVRMSGAGLFFCHSVPGEEELDAFDYDVFARETLGGPDYRRKVGPAYQLIWGRGAGPDRAAEFADAVGADIVITGHQPQATGYKRNGDRHLILASDHTRGVCLELPLDKKLDMDAIESRIQPFVAIDDSGGT